From the genome of Hyphobacterium sp. CCMP332:
AATCTCTTCGCGATAGCCGGTGCGGCCCTGATCGCCGCCAACCAGTATCAGGACAGGGACATCCAGCCCCTCGGCCTTCATCCGGCCCAACGCCTCGATGGCGACCAGCTGGCCCTTCCACCGTGTCAGGCGGGCCGGCAGCACGGCAATAAACCGCCGCTCGGGCAACGCCCATTCAGTCGCGAGATCCCGCCCGCGCTGCCTGACCATTTCGGTCATCTCGAAACGGTCGACATCCACGCCGCGCGGAATGACGGTGATCGCCTCGGCGGGGAGGCCGTGCTCGGTGACAATATGGTCGCGAATGAATTCGGAATTGGCGATGACCCGATCACCGCGCGCCATCACCGAATTGTAGAAACGTTTCAGGCCAGATTTCGCATTATAGGTGCCGTGATAGGTCGTCACGAATTTCGCATTCGTGCCTTGCACGGCCCGCAAGGCCGACCAGGCCGGAGCGCGCGAACGCGCATGGACGATATCAATATTGCGAGCATTGATCAGCGCCTTCAGGCGGGACGCATTATTCAGCAGGGTAAAGAGATTTTTCGACGCCAGCGGCAGGCGGATCAGCTCGCCGCCCACCGCCGCCAATTCCGCCTCCATGGCGCCGCCTTCACTCGCCACCAGCGCCTCATGCCCGTCACGGACCAGCGCTTGTGCGACCTCGATCGTGGTGCGTTCCGCCCCGCCGGTTTCCAGACCGGGAATGACCTGCAGCACTTTCATCGAGGCGTCGTTCTCCTGTTGCCGGTCTTGACCCGCGTGTCCGGATTGCGGGAAAGATGCCACCATCTTGTTTCACAGGACTTAAACCATGACAAACTCGCCGGACATTCAGTTTCTGTACCGCGGCGATGGCGAGAAAATCGCCTTCGTCCGGCAGGCGGCACAGCCGGGAAAAGCCAGCCTGGTCTGGCTCGGCGGTTTCAAGTCCGACATGGGCGGCACCAAGGTCATGGCGCTGGACGCCTGGGCGAAAGCCACCGGGCGCGGCCTTTTGCGCTTCGACTATTATGGGCATGGTGCCTCTTCCGGTGATTTCGAGGACGGCACGATTGGCCGCTGGCGCGAGGATGCGCTGGCCATCATCGACGCCCTGACCGATGGCCCGCAAATCCTCGTCGGTTCCTCCATGGGCGGCTGGATCAGCCTGCTGACGGCTAGGGAACGGGCAGGGCGCATTAGCGCCATGCTGCTGATTGCGCCGGCACCGGATTTCACGTCCGAACTGATGTGGCCGGGCTTTTCAGACGAAGTGCGCCACACGATTGAGACAACCGGGCGGTTTGAAGAGCCCTCTCCCTATGACGACGAGGTTTTCATCGTCACGAAAAAACTGATCGAGGACGGAAAGAACTGGTCGGTTCTGGGCAAGCCAATCCCCTTTGACGGGCCGGTTCGTATTCTTCAGGGCATGCTGGATGACAGCGTGCCGTGGGAACATGCGCGCAAATGCGTCGATGTCCTGACCAGCCAGGACATCGTCTTCACCCTGATCAAGAATGGCGATCACCGCCTGTCGTCCGGCCCGGAGCTGGCGCGCCTGATCTCGACCGCAGAAGCGCTCGCGGCTCAGATCGAGGCGTCGTAAATCGCCTGCAATCCCTTGCGATAATCTGGATATTTTAGCGTCCAGCCGAGCGCCGCGCGCGTGGCCTCGCTGGAAACACGCCGCGAGGACGAGAAAAAGCTGCGCATCATCGCGCTCATCCCGGCGGAGTTGAAATCCTCAATGGGCGGCGGGTCAACGCCGAGTAATTCGGCGGCAAAAGCCGTCACATCGGCCTGCGGGGCGGGCATCTCGTCGGCCAGATTGAACGGACCGGCAACATCGGGCCGGGCAATGGACGCCATCAACGCTGCCGCGATATCGTCAACATGAATGCGCGAAAAGACCTGCCCCGGCTTGACGATACGCCGGGCCGTGCCGGCTGTGACCCTGTCCAGCGCCGAGCGCCCCGGGCCATATATTCCCGACAGACGGAAAATCCGTGTCCTGTCC
Proteins encoded in this window:
- a CDS encoding glycosyltransferase family 4 protein; the protein is MKVLQVIPGLETGGAERTTIEVAQALVRDGHEALVASEGGAMEAELAAVGGELIRLPLASKNLFTLLNNASRLKALINARNIDIVHARSRAPAWSALRAVQGTNAKFVTTYHGTYNAKSGLKRFYNSVMARGDRVIANSEFIRDHIVTEHGLPAEAITVIPRGVDVDRFEMTEMVRQRGRDLATEWALPERRFIAVLPARLTRWKGQLVAIEALGRMKAEGLDVPVLILVGGDQGRTGYREEIEWLIGRHELENTVWLVGHCNDMPAAFSLADVALNPSTDPEAFGRTAAEASAAGLPVIVADHGGAREVVEDGVTGWRTLPGDAGALAKTLQVAMELDIAARQAKGQAGRQRVLQRFTVSSLQTSTLRVYRELLE
- a CDS encoding carboxylesterase, whose translation is MTNSPDIQFLYRGDGEKIAFVRQAAQPGKASLVWLGGFKSDMGGTKVMALDAWAKATGRGLLRFDYYGHGASSGDFEDGTIGRWREDALAIIDALTDGPQILVGSSMGGWISLLTARERAGRISAMLLIAPAPDFTSELMWPGFSDEVRHTIETTGRFEEPSPYDDEVFIVTKKLIEDGKNWSVLGKPIPFDGPVRILQGMLDDSVPWEHARKCVDVLTSQDIVFTLIKNGDHRLSSGPELARLISTAEALAAQIEAS
- a CDS encoding SDR family oxidoreductase, translated to MSHTRSALLLGFGYVAKATAPHLRAAGFQLAGTSRSIEKSNEMRALGVTPLIDPAVDELHEAMAAASHILVSVPPGGGGDPVLEALGGDVDFSALDWLGYLSTTGVYGDAQGGWVTEATPPDPAEARSMRRLEAEQAWQARSDRTRIFRLSGIYGPGRSALDRVTAGTARRIVKPGQVFSRIHVDDIAAALMASIARPDVAGPFNLADEMPAPQADVTAFAAELLGVDPPPIEDFNSAGMSAMMRSFFSSSRRVSSEATRAALGWTLKYPDYRKGLQAIYDASI